In Cystobacter fuscus DSM 2262, the following are encoded in one genomic region:
- the tnpC gene encoding IS66 family transposase — translation MVQVDARDVQIAQLEEENARLREENRRLKERLGLNSSNSSKPPSSDAPGTPRQHKRPTGRRAGGQPGHKKHERVLLPPEQVQHVVELVPKECKDCGRRLAGRDVEPRRHQVVEVPPLSAIVTEYRSHALKCGACGTVTREQVPAHASSAFGDRLGALASLLVGKYRLSKRLVKDALSDMVGVKLSVGSVVNLEGEMAEALAPAVHEASEYVRESERVHADETGWVEGREEGRGQRAWLWLVATALVAVFHIARSRGGKVARALLGEDFAGILVSDRWSGYEWYDAGLRQVCWAHLTRDFQGFIDRGGKGGQLGEELMHQRNRFFTWYHQVKEGSLPREDFEKRMPEVEGEVGQLLRRAAVCAEKKTAGMAREMLRWEKCLWTFVDVPELEPTNNFGERCLRHAVMYRKTSFGTQGPEGSRFVERILTTVTTLKLQRRGVLDFLTDTLQAHRRGLSTPSLLPTQALVQLSNAA, via the coding sequence ATGGTGCAGGTGGATGCCCGAGACGTGCAGATAGCGCAGCTGGAGGAGGAGAATGCGCGGTTGCGCGAGGAGAATCGTCGGCTCAAGGAGAGGCTGGGGCTCAACTCGAGCAACTCCTCCAAGCCGCCCTCCTCGGACGCCCCCGGCACTCCGCGCCAGCACAAGAGGCCCACGGGCCGGCGAGCTGGAGGTCAACCCGGACACAAGAAGCATGAGCGGGTGCTGCTGCCGCCCGAGCAGGTGCAGCACGTGGTGGAGTTGGTGCCCAAGGAGTGCAAGGACTGTGGGCGCCGACTGGCGGGAAGAGATGTGGAGCCGCGACGGCATCAAGTGGTGGAGGTGCCGCCGCTGTCGGCCATTGTCACGGAGTATCGCAGCCACGCCTTGAAGTGTGGCGCGTGCGGCACGGTGACGCGAGAGCAGGTGCCCGCGCATGCCAGCAGTGCCTTCGGCGACAGACTGGGCGCGCTGGCCAGCCTGCTGGTAGGCAAGTACCGACTGTCCAAACGACTGGTGAAGGACGCGCTGTCGGACATGGTGGGGGTGAAACTGTCGGTGGGCAGTGTGGTGAATCTGGAAGGAGAAATGGCCGAGGCGCTCGCCCCCGCGGTGCACGAAGCCAGCGAGTACGTGAGGGAAAGCGAGAGGGTGCACGCGGATGAAACGGGGTGGGTGGAGGGGCGAGAAGAGGGCCGGGGCCAACGTGCCTGGCTGTGGCTGGTGGCCACGGCGCTGGTGGCTGTCTTCCACATCGCCCGAAGTCGCGGAGGCAAGGTGGCACGAGCCCTGCTGGGAGAGGACTTCGCGGGCATTCTGGTGAGTGACAGGTGGAGCGGGTACGAGTGGTACGACGCGGGCCTGCGCCAGGTGTGCTGGGCGCACCTCACCCGAGACTTCCAGGGCTTCATCGACCGGGGTGGCAAGGGAGGGCAGCTGGGCGAGGAGTTGATGCACCAGCGCAATCGCTTCTTCACGTGGTACCACCAGGTGAAAGAAGGCAGCCTGCCACGAGAGGACTTCGAGAAGAGGATGCCCGAGGTGGAGGGCGAAGTGGGCCAATTGCTGCGCCGGGCCGCGGTGTGCGCGGAGAAGAAGACGGCCGGCATGGCGCGGGAAATGTTGCGCTGGGAGAAGTGTCTGTGGACGTTTGTCGACGTGCCGGAGCTGGAGCCGACGAACAACTTCGGCGAGCGGTGCTTGCGGCACGCCGTCATGTACAGGAAGACATCCTTCGGAACGCAAGGCCCCGAGGGCAGCCGCTTCGTGGAGCGAATCCT
- a CDS encoding AHH domain-containing protein, with product MKLRSPWPSACLRAFLWLLLASGCATTRVVNLDIGQGAPITYEPVDSRPIKIEGSEFKTAVAQLVLDMRLNLGLEDSKQGDRLSLLASASTGGVVDGAHGRTVPPSSERMCQQQRDPNGCLSLLTGGAMKDPSERRMMALFFAFDTVWDGVEDAVGDLTNPAALRAMVVSMVGTALVMLVAPEPITKLLAIGLTASLIAYLGTGPVWNLGRGFLRLMEEAKNARDISELEDSGHRFGKVLGDNGARVLVIVALAALGGENAMAARGAKMPGFTRAALRAQTEGGFQLSGALAGEVQSIALPSASVLNVALAPTAVAAVAMGPGSAIQGDPEGNIHHICTNKNEVSEASGGPWTPQFEKIFELAGMKLSDTANLVRLKGHKGPHPAEYHKDVLGRITEATKGCRGTAQCQSVLVDALAEIARDLTTAGTRLRQLVLKNPEA from the coding sequence ATGAAGCTCCGCTCTCCCTGGCCTTCCGCCTGCCTGCGCGCCTTCCTCTGGTTGCTCCTCGCGTCAGGGTGCGCAACGACGCGGGTCGTGAACCTGGACATCGGGCAGGGAGCGCCCATCACCTACGAGCCTGTCGACTCCCGGCCGATCAAGATAGAGGGATCGGAGTTCAAGACCGCTGTCGCGCAGCTGGTGCTCGACATGAGGCTGAACCTGGGTCTCGAGGACTCGAAGCAGGGCGACCGACTCTCATTGCTCGCGTCTGCCAGCACCGGAGGGGTCGTCGACGGCGCTCACGGTCGCACGGTGCCCCCTTCCTCAGAGCGGATGTGCCAACAGCAGCGCGATCCGAATGGGTGCCTGAGCCTGCTCACAGGCGGAGCCATGAAGGATCCCTCGGAGCGGCGCATGATGGCGCTCTTCTTCGCCTTCGACACCGTCTGGGACGGGGTTGAGGATGCGGTGGGCGACCTGACGAATCCGGCCGCCCTTCGCGCAATGGTTGTATCAATGGTTGGAACCGCGCTCGTCATGCTCGTTGCACCCGAGCCCATCACGAAGCTCCTTGCGATTGGGCTGACGGCATCCCTGATCGCGTATCTCGGCACTGGCCCCGTGTGGAACCTCGGGCGGGGATTCCTGCGGCTCATGGAGGAAGCGAAGAACGCCCGCGACATCTCGGAGCTGGAGGATTCCGGGCACCGTTTCGGGAAGGTGCTTGGGGACAACGGTGCTCGTGTCCTGGTCATCGTCGCCTTGGCCGCGCTTGGCGGCGAGAACGCCATGGCCGCGCGGGGAGCGAAGATGCCGGGGTTCACTCGAGCGGCGTTGAGAGCGCAAACCGAAGGAGGCTTCCAGCTATCGGGGGCGCTGGCGGGCGAGGTGCAGTCCATCGCCCTTCCTTCCGCGTCGGTGCTGAACGTCGCGCTCGCTCCGACAGCTGTCGCGGCGGTTGCGATGGGGCCTGGAAGTGCCATTCAGGGAGATCCCGAGGGCAACATCCACCACATCTGCACGAACAAGAACGAGGTTTCCGAAGCATCGGGTGGCCCGTGGACACCGCAGTTCGAGAAGATCTTCGAGCTGGCCGGAATGAAGTTGAGCGACACCGCGAACCTGGTTCGGCTCAAGGGCCACAAGGGGCCACACCCAGCCGAGTACCACAAAGATGTGCTTGGACGGATTACCGAAGCAACAAAGGGCTGCCGGGGCACTGCGCAGTGCCAATCCGTGTTGGTTGACGCATTGGCGGAGATTGCCCGAGACCTCACAACCGCGGGCACCAGGCTTCGTCAACTAGTGCTGAAAAATCCCGAGGCATGA
- a CDS encoding error-prone DNA polymerase, translating to MAGVYAELLCRSNFSFLRGASHPEELILAAAERGLAAVALADGDGLYGAVKAHLAARAAGLKYVLASELTLMDGPRVVVYAQDARGYANLSRLISKSRMLHPKGEAGLPWRELAEGNEGLLAMLPYPVPTSQVAPLAESFANRFYVGVCRTLSSGDEARVAQARLLARELGAPLCAHNDVHTHHRARQPLQDVLTAIRYKTTLGQLGTRRLPNAERTLKGPEEMARLFADCPEALERTVELAGRCHATLDGLRYHFSEEDLPPGHSTSTWLRELTYQGLQVRYPSGVPPEVVKQIEHELKLIAALDFAGYFLAIWDIVRFARSKGILCQGRGSAANSAVCYALGVTAIDPVRMGLLFERFLSMERKEPPDIDVDFEHERREEVLQYVYEKHGRHRAGMVCEVICYRGRLALREVGKALGLSLDQVDRLAKVAGSHGGEMSPELLKEVGLSEEDRRVRQTLALAREIEGTPRHLSIHVGGFVITREPLVEMIPVENAAMKGRTVVQWEKDDLEAVGVLKVDLLGLGMLTALAKCLELIRVHHGRDLSLATIPAEDPKVYEMLTNADSIGVFQIESRAQMNMLPRLKPRCFYDLVVEIALIRPGPIVGDMVHPYLRRREGLEPVVYPSEDVRRILQKTLGVPLFQEQAMKLAMAVGGFSAAEADGLRRALSHKRAEERLGPFHQRFVDGGVARGYAPEYVDTLFKQFRGFAHYGFPESHSASFALLAYASSWLKCHYPAAFTAALLNSQPMGFYAPHTLVADAQRHGVPVLEVDVNHSDWDCSLEEGGLRLGLRMVRGLQEAAGRRIGAARRGQRFTSIGDLARRTRAPRHELARLALAGALGSLSGSRRDSLWEIQALGPLEETDLFFGMAMDGTPVELPRMNVVERVSTDFETVGVSLEKHPLELLRPALRKRGAVTAAGLERVRTGSRVAVGGMLICRQMPPTAKGFCFLSLEDETGIANLVVPPDAYARFRKDIHGALFLVGQGTLEKTGKVMNVKVQQLEPIVSSVRV from the coding sequence GTGGCGGGCGTGTACGCCGAGCTGCTGTGCCGATCGAACTTCTCGTTCCTCCGGGGCGCCTCGCACCCCGAGGAGTTGATCCTCGCGGCGGCCGAGCGGGGGCTGGCGGCGGTGGCGCTGGCGGATGGGGACGGGCTGTATGGCGCGGTGAAGGCGCACCTGGCGGCGCGGGCCGCGGGCCTCAAGTACGTGCTCGCCAGCGAGCTGACGCTGATGGATGGCCCCCGGGTGGTGGTGTACGCCCAGGACGCGCGGGGCTACGCGAACCTCAGCCGGCTCATCTCCAAGAGCCGGATGTTGCACCCCAAGGGCGAGGCGGGCCTGCCCTGGCGCGAGCTGGCCGAGGGCAACGAGGGGCTCCTGGCGATGCTCCCGTACCCGGTGCCCACCTCGCAGGTGGCCCCGCTGGCCGAGTCCTTCGCCAACCGTTTCTACGTGGGCGTGTGCCGCACGCTGTCCTCGGGGGACGAGGCCCGCGTGGCCCAGGCCCGCCTCCTCGCGCGGGAGCTCGGCGCGCCGCTGTGCGCCCACAACGACGTGCACACGCACCACCGCGCCCGCCAGCCCCTGCAGGATGTGCTCACGGCCATCCGGTACAAGACGACGCTGGGACAGCTCGGCACGCGGCGCCTGCCCAACGCGGAGCGCACGCTCAAGGGGCCCGAGGAGATGGCCCGGCTGTTCGCCGACTGTCCCGAAGCCCTGGAGCGCACGGTGGAGCTGGCGGGCCGCTGCCACGCCACGCTGGATGGATTGCGCTACCACTTCTCCGAGGAGGATCTCCCGCCGGGACACTCGACGTCCACGTGGCTGCGCGAGCTGACGTACCAGGGGCTCCAGGTGCGCTACCCGTCCGGCGTGCCCCCCGAGGTGGTGAAGCAGATCGAACACGAGCTGAAGCTCATCGCGGCCCTGGACTTCGCGGGCTACTTCCTGGCCATCTGGGACATCGTCCGCTTCGCGCGCTCCAAGGGCATCCTCTGCCAGGGGCGCGGGAGCGCGGCCAACTCGGCGGTGTGCTACGCGCTGGGCGTCACGGCGATCGATCCGGTGCGCATGGGGCTGCTCTTCGAGCGCTTCCTGAGCATGGAGCGCAAGGAGCCCCCGGACATCGACGTGGACTTCGAGCACGAGCGGCGCGAGGAGGTGCTGCAATACGTCTACGAGAAGCATGGCCGGCACCGCGCGGGCATGGTGTGCGAGGTCATCTGCTACCGGGGACGGCTGGCGCTGCGCGAGGTGGGCAAGGCGCTCGGGCTGTCGTTGGATCAGGTGGACCGGCTCGCCAAGGTGGCGGGCTCGCACGGCGGCGAGATGTCCCCGGAGCTGCTCAAGGAGGTGGGGCTGTCCGAGGAGGACCGGCGCGTGCGGCAGACGCTCGCGCTCGCCCGGGAGATCGAGGGCACGCCGCGGCACCTGTCCATCCACGTGGGCGGCTTCGTCATCACCCGCGAGCCCCTGGTGGAGATGATCCCCGTGGAGAACGCGGCGATGAAGGGCCGCACGGTGGTGCAGTGGGAGAAGGATGACCTGGAGGCGGTGGGCGTCCTCAAGGTGGACTTGCTGGGGCTCGGGATGCTCACGGCGCTGGCCAAATGCCTGGAGCTCATCCGGGTGCACCATGGCCGGGACCTGTCCCTGGCCACCATTCCGGCGGAGGACCCGAAGGTCTACGAGATGTTGACCAACGCGGACTCGATCGGCGTGTTCCAGATCGAGAGCCGGGCGCAGATGAACATGCTGCCGAGGCTCAAGCCGCGCTGCTTCTACGACTTGGTGGTGGAGATCGCGCTCATCCGCCCGGGTCCCATTGTCGGGGACATGGTGCACCCGTACCTGCGGCGGCGCGAGGGGCTCGAGCCGGTGGTGTACCCCTCGGAGGACGTGCGGAGGATTCTGCAGAAGACGCTGGGGGTGCCGCTCTTCCAGGAGCAGGCGATGAAGCTGGCCATGGCGGTGGGCGGCTTCTCGGCGGCCGAGGCGGATGGGTTGCGACGGGCGCTCTCGCACAAGCGCGCCGAGGAGCGGCTGGGGCCATTCCACCAGCGCTTCGTCGACGGTGGCGTGGCGCGCGGGTACGCGCCCGAGTACGTGGACACCCTGTTCAAGCAGTTCCGCGGCTTCGCGCACTACGGCTTTCCGGAGAGCCACTCGGCGAGCTTCGCGCTGCTGGCCTACGCGTCGTCCTGGCTCAAGTGCCACTACCCGGCGGCCTTCACCGCGGCGTTGTTGAACTCGCAGCCCATGGGCTTCTACGCCCCGCACACGCTGGTGGCGGACGCCCAGCGCCACGGCGTGCCGGTGCTGGAAGTGGACGTGAACCACTCGGACTGGGACTGCTCGCTGGAGGAGGGCGGGCTGCGCTTGGGATTGCGGATGGTGCGCGGGCTCCAGGAGGCGGCGGGCCGGCGGATAGGCGCGGCGCGGCGGGGGCAGCGCTTCACGAGCATTGGAGACCTCGCGCGGCGCACGCGCGCGCCCCGGCATGAGCTGGCGCGGCTGGCGCTGGCGGGCGCGTTGGGGAGCCTCAGTGGCTCGCGGCGCGACTCGCTGTGGGAGATCCAGGCGCTGGGCCCGCTGGAGGAGACGGATCTCTTCTTCGGCATGGCGATGGATGGGACGCCGGTGGAGCTGCCCCGGATGAACGTGGTGGAGCGGGTGAGCACCGACTTCGAGACCGTGGGCGTGTCACTGGAGAAGCACCCGTTGGAGCTGTTGCGGCCCGCGCTGCGCAAGCGGGGGGCGGTGACGGCGGCGGGACTGGAGCGGGTGCGCACGGGCAGCCGCGTGGCGGTGGGGGGGATGCTCATCTGCCGGCAGATGCCGCCCACGGCCAAGGGGTTCTGCTTCCTGTCTCTCGAGGACGAGACGGGCATCGCCAACCTCGTGGTGCCGCCGGACGCCTATGCGCGCTTTCGCAAGGACATCCACGGCGCGTTGTTCCTGGTGGGGCAGGGGACCCTGGAGAAGACGGGCAAGGTGATGAACGTGAAGGTGCAGCAGTTGGAGCCGATCGTCTCCTCGGTGCGCGTGTAG
- a CDS encoding alpha/beta hydrolase: protein MGRFWLRVRRVMVKIVVTLVICYLAVCALLYFNQRHLVFPVPEGALEPQLSGAALLRIPGPEGTTVYALHVPAPPEVPTVVHFHGNGEQLAHEAWLAQRYQEAGFGFFAVEYPGYGLAKGKEEPSEQGIYAASEAALEYLHRELGVPRERTVLQGQSIGSGVAAEMARRGQGTRLVLITPYTSIVELGARLFPWVPARLLVKDRFDTASKAPGIHLPVFIVHGTRDQVVPVDMGQKLGTLFPQASVRILEGKHHNNVLDTREVREELFQFVRGEALRAGP, encoded by the coding sequence ATGGGACGTTTCTGGCTCCGGGTGAGGCGGGTGATGGTGAAGATCGTGGTGACGCTCGTCATCTGCTACCTGGCCGTGTGCGCCCTGCTGTACTTCAACCAGCGCCACCTGGTGTTTCCGGTGCCCGAGGGCGCGCTCGAGCCCCAACTGTCCGGAGCCGCGCTCCTTCGCATCCCGGGGCCGGAGGGCACGACGGTCTACGCGCTGCACGTCCCGGCGCCGCCCGAGGTCCCCACGGTGGTGCACTTCCACGGCAACGGCGAGCAGCTCGCCCACGAGGCGTGGCTGGCGCAGCGCTACCAGGAGGCGGGGTTCGGGTTTTTCGCGGTGGAGTACCCGGGGTATGGGCTGGCGAAGGGGAAGGAGGAGCCCTCGGAGCAGGGCATCTACGCCGCGTCCGAGGCCGCGCTGGAGTACCTGCACCGGGAGCTGGGCGTGCCCCGGGAGCGGACGGTGTTGCAGGGGCAGTCCATCGGCTCGGGGGTGGCGGCGGAGATGGCGAGGCGGGGGCAAGGCACGCGGCTGGTGCTCATCACGCCCTACACCTCCATCGTGGAGCTGGGCGCGAGGCTCTTTCCCTGGGTGCCCGCGCGGCTGCTGGTGAAGGACCGGTTCGACACCGCGTCCAAGGCGCCGGGAATCCACCTGCCGGTGTTCATCGTCCATGGGACGCGGGACCAGGTCGTCCCCGTGGACATGGGGCAGAAGCTGGGCACGCTGTTTCCCCAGGCCTCCGTGCGCATCCTCGAGGGCAAGCACCACAACAACGTGCTCGACACGCGCGAGGTTCGCGAGGAGTTGTTCCAGTTCGTCCGGGGAGAAGCGCTGCGCGCCGGGCCTTGA
- a CDS encoding imm11 family protein — MERRFFDLSIDVYVPGRWYLAEPRNRDGQKIEDIWQFIDGRRVEDPGPLLIPMFRPGKPIDIEFAGAGQTPIVSAPVASVFRELASSDVQLFPVEVQGTAEPYYLLNVARTVRCIDDSACAEVRLWTPENRQPEKVGQYRTVSGLRIDKSKVSEERVFRLWGWSSPIIIDEEIKKALERTGCLGGRFDEV; from the coding sequence ATGGAACGACGCTTCTTTGACTTGAGTATCGACGTCTATGTGCCAGGACGTTGGTATCTCGCGGAGCCGAGAAATCGCGATGGCCAGAAAATTGAAGACATCTGGCAGTTCATTGACGGAAGGAGGGTTGAGGATCCAGGTCCCCTACTCATCCCCATGTTCAGACCTGGGAAACCCATCGACATTGAATTCGCCGGGGCGGGTCAAACCCCCATTGTCAGCGCACCGGTGGCATCCGTGTTCCGCGAGCTGGCGTCCAGCGATGTTCAGCTCTTCCCGGTCGAGGTCCAGGGAACAGCCGAACCCTACTACCTGCTGAACGTGGCGCGAACCGTGCGGTGCATCGACGACTCGGCATGTGCGGAGGTGCGTCTCTGGACGCCGGAGAATCGTCAACCCGAGAAGGTTGGGCAATACCGTACGGTTTCCGGCCTGCGCATCGACAAATCGAAGGTGAGCGAGGAGCGTGTGTTCCGGCTCTGGGGCTGGAGTTCGCCCATCATCATTGATGAGGAAATCAAGAAAGCCCTGGAGCGAACCGGTTGCTTGGGTGGACGCTTCGACGAGGTCTGA